One genomic region from Ornithinicoccus hortensis encodes:
- a CDS encoding ferritin, with amino-acid sequence MQIPEKLEAALSDQVTMELAAATTYLQLAIELESLDLTGMASWMRAQSEEERVHADKFIAHMVDRGSTPKIGTIEGPQLEVSIAVDAFEAALAHEQHVSASIRDLYRLAESEGDLDCRPLLHWFLDEQLEEEATVGEIVNRLKLTGDDGGGLLRMDAELGARNPAVQGDNE; translated from the coding sequence ATGCAGATTCCGGAGAAGCTCGAGGCGGCGCTGTCGGACCAGGTGACGATGGAGCTGGCCGCCGCCACCACCTACCTGCAGCTGGCGATCGAGCTGGAGAGCCTCGACCTGACCGGCATGGCGTCCTGGATGCGCGCCCAGTCCGAGGAGGAACGGGTCCACGCGGACAAGTTCATCGCGCACATGGTCGACCGGGGCTCGACGCCGAAGATCGGCACGATCGAGGGTCCCCAACTCGAGGTCTCGATAGCCGTGGACGCCTTCGAGGCGGCGCTGGCCCACGAGCAGCACGTCTCCGCCTCGATCCGCGACCTCTACCGGCTGGCCGAGTCCGAGGGCGACCTGGACTGCCGGCCGCTGCTGCACTGGTTCCTGGATGAGCAGCTCGAGGAAGAGGCCACGGTCGGCGAGATCGTGAACCGGCTCAAGCTGACCGGTGACGACGGCGGCGGGCTGCTGCGGATGGACGCCGAGCTCGGTGCCCGCAACCCGGCCGTCCAGGGCGACAACGAGTAG
- a CDS encoding DUF4229 domain-containing protein, which produces MVQYTIWRLLIFAVFLLGLLWLGVHEIWALIFAALFSMVTSFFLLARPREEMARQLEEKVARRRAEREQKLAGQRTDEDDEDAEAEGWDQGDR; this is translated from the coding sequence ATGGTGCAGTACACGATCTGGCGGCTGCTGATCTTTGCGGTCTTCCTGCTCGGTCTGCTCTGGCTGGGCGTCCACGAGATCTGGGCGCTGATCTTCGCGGCGCTGTTCTCGATGGTGACCTCGTTCTTCCTGCTGGCGCGCCCCCGCGAGGAGATGGCCCGGCAGCTGGAGGAGAAGGTTGCCCGGCGGCGCGCCGAGCGGGAGCAGAAGCTCGCGGGGCAGCGCACCGACGAGGACGACGAGGACGCCGAGGCCGAGGGCTGGGACCAGGGCGACCGCTGA
- the ccsB gene encoding c-type cytochrome biogenesis protein CcsB, whose product MTSEQMADTANMALYVALPVLTLAMLAFAMHLAVQTRGHGVSQQRELALAGAADASLGAAGGTDAADEPPAGPQVAEPPSRRWGVIGLQLTWLATFALIVSIGLRGLAVSRPPVGNMFEFALMAVAFLLVLYSLWSLRSERLWLGVFVTGLSLLILGVAVANWYTPAGALLPSLNSKLWLIVHVTVATLTIGLLAIGFLTALLFLVKEQSERTGRPAWRWLGALPTPRKLEQMTYGIHVVGFPLWTFTVIAGAIWAEHAWGRYWGWDAKEVWSFVIWVVYAAYLHAHATTGWTARRATWVAVAGFTCIILNYTVVNTFFVGLHSYSGL is encoded by the coding sequence ATGACCAGCGAGCAGATGGCGGACACCGCCAACATGGCGCTCTACGTGGCGCTCCCGGTGCTGACGCTGGCGATGCTGGCGTTCGCGATGCACCTGGCGGTCCAGACGCGGGGGCACGGGGTCTCCCAGCAGCGTGAGCTGGCGCTGGCCGGCGCGGCCGACGCCTCCCTCGGGGCGGCAGGCGGGACCGACGCCGCCGACGAGCCGCCCGCCGGGCCTCAGGTGGCCGAGCCGCCGAGCCGTCGCTGGGGGGTCATCGGGTTGCAGCTGACCTGGTTGGCCACCTTCGCCCTGATCGTCTCGATCGGGCTGCGCGGGCTGGCGGTGAGCCGCCCGCCGGTGGGCAACATGTTCGAGTTCGCGCTGATGGCCGTGGCCTTCCTGCTCGTCCTCTACTCGCTGTGGAGCCTGCGCTCGGAGCGGCTCTGGCTCGGGGTCTTCGTGACCGGGCTGTCGCTGCTCATCCTGGGCGTCGCGGTCGCGAACTGGTACACCCCCGCCGGTGCCCTGCTGCCCTCGCTGAACAGCAAACTGTGGCTCATCGTGCACGTCACCGTCGCCACCCTGACCATCGGGCTGCTGGCGATCGGCTTCCTGACCGCCCTCCTGTTCCTGGTCAAGGAGCAGTCGGAGCGGACCGGCCGCCCGGCCTGGCGGTGGCTGGGGGCGCTGCCCACGCCCAGGAAGCTGGAGCAGATGACCTACGGCATCCACGTCGTGGGCTTCCCCTTGTGGACCTTCACCGTGATCGCCGGCGCCATCTGGGCCGAGCACGCCTGGGGCCGCTACTGGGGCTGGGACGCCAAGGAGGTCTGGTCCTTCGTGATCTGGGTGGTGTATGCCGCATACCTGCACGCGCACGCCACCACCGGCTGGACCGCGCGCAGGGCGACCTGGGTGGCGGTCGCCGGCTTCACCTGCATCATCCTGAACTACACCGTGGTCAATACCTTCTTCGTCGGGCTGCACTCCTACTCGGGGCTGTGA
- the resB gene encoding cytochrome c biogenesis protein ResB, producing MADRTVQQPTLGAVGWARFIWRQLTSMRTALVLLLLLAVAAIPGSIYPQRSIDPVRVREYLEDNPTVGPWLDRVGMFDVFASPWFAAIYLLLMVSLVGCILPRTRQHIRALRAQPPRAPRHLRRLPAYRTEVVQAPEEEVLAAARMALRARRYRIRKDDRPGEVSAEGGYLKETGNLFFHVSLLAVIVSVAMGHLLGWRGEVILPEGQTFTSTVGRYDTLQVGPWVDLDDIEPFVLTLDELRVDFEAENEAQLGAPREFSGTVTTAPAPGEETTERVLAVNHPLGLDGTSIYLLGNGYAPVVTVRDPDGEVLYQQATPFLPQDDNYSSTGAIKVAGTEPNIGFYGFFLPTLEFDQELGPISVFPDLAAPALVLGVYEGDLFPEGRAQSVYTLDVASMDEVFDDDGERTRVLLTPGETVDLPGGRGSIEMSEVVRWGGLAVRHDPGRIPVLVSSIVLLAALMAMLLVRRRRLFVRVVADPEGREGHTVVEVAGLAKGADAALQDGVDALYERITESLGTPAARALTEDKA from the coding sequence ATGGCCGACCGCACCGTGCAGCAACCCACCCTCGGCGCCGTCGGGTGGGCGCGCTTCATCTGGCGCCAGCTCACGAGCATGCGCACCGCCCTGGTGCTGCTGCTCCTGCTCGCGGTCGCAGCCATCCCGGGATCCATCTACCCACAGCGCAGCATCGACCCGGTCCGGGTCCGGGAGTACCTGGAGGACAACCCCACGGTCGGCCCCTGGCTGGACCGGGTCGGGATGTTCGACGTCTTCGCCTCGCCGTGGTTCGCCGCGATCTACCTGCTGCTCATGGTCTCGCTGGTCGGCTGCATCCTGCCCCGCACCCGGCAGCACATCCGTGCCCTCCGGGCCCAACCCCCACGGGCACCGCGCCACCTGCGGCGACTGCCGGCATACCGCACCGAGGTCGTGCAGGCCCCCGAGGAGGAGGTGCTGGCCGCCGCCCGCATGGCGCTGCGCGCGCGGCGCTACCGGATCCGCAAGGACGACCGCCCGGGGGAGGTGTCGGCCGAGGGGGGCTACCTCAAGGAGACCGGCAACCTGTTCTTCCACGTCTCGCTGCTGGCGGTGATCGTCTCCGTCGCCATGGGGCACCTGCTGGGTTGGCGCGGGGAGGTGATCCTGCCCGAGGGTCAGACCTTTACTAGCACGGTCGGGCGCTACGACACGCTCCAGGTCGGCCCCTGGGTGGACCTGGACGACATCGAGCCCTTCGTGCTCACCCTGGACGAGCTGCGGGTGGACTTCGAGGCCGAGAACGAGGCGCAGCTGGGCGCCCCGCGGGAGTTCAGCGGGACGGTCACGACGGCGCCGGCGCCCGGGGAGGAGACCACCGAGCGGGTGCTGGCGGTCAACCACCCGCTCGGCCTGGACGGCACCTCGATCTACCTGCTGGGCAACGGGTATGCCCCGGTCGTCACGGTGCGCGACCCCGACGGCGAGGTGCTGTACCAGCAGGCCACGCCGTTCCTGCCGCAGGACGACAACTACTCCTCGACCGGGGCGATCAAGGTGGCCGGCACCGAGCCCAACATCGGGTTCTACGGGTTCTTCCTGCCGACCCTGGAGTTCGACCAGGAGCTGGGCCCGATCTCGGTCTTCCCTGACCTCGCCGCGCCCGCGCTGGTGCTCGGGGTCTACGAGGGCGACCTGTTCCCCGAGGGTCGCGCCCAGTCGGTCTACACCCTCGACGTGGCCTCGATGGACGAGGTCTTCGACGACGACGGCGAGCGCACCCGGGTGCTGCTCACCCCCGGGGAGACCGTCGACCTTCCCGGGGGCCGCGGCAGCATCGAGATGTCCGAGGTCGTCCGCTGGGGCGGCCTGGCGGTGCGGCACGACCCGGGCCGGATCCCGGTGCTGGTCAGCTCCATCGTGCTGCTCGCGGCGCTGATGGCGATGCTCCTGGTCCGCCGGCGTCGGCTGTTCGTCCGGGTGGTGGCGGACCCGGAGGGGCGCGAGGGTCATACTGTGGTGGAGGTCGCCGGTCTCGCCAAGGGGGCCGACGCGGCCCTGCAGGACGGCGTCGACGCGCTGTACGAACGGATCACCGAGTCACTGGGCACCCCCGCGGCCCGGGCCCTGACGGAGGACAAGGCATGA